A single region of the Pseudomonas solani genome encodes:
- a CDS encoding AraC family transcriptional regulator: MSPTRVSALAVLDLHDLLLQLGAIEAAQLQAVGLSRDRLLASCDPALPLQEQRLDERQLLGLWQLAAGNPALPHIGVLIGQAFNPEKRGLLASLLFQCASVGEALSTFLQHGALMNPSEHWTSRDTDGCLCLELAFAAGRGYPQAAVERSLVALVRWGRELAGEGFAPERVEFAGPRPAYAEYFAEAFGAEVQFGCAANRLYLAHGQLARPIRSSNPYLKTLLAERARTALEQVKAETDLVERVRLMIRADLAGGPGIEFLCEALHLSRPTLYRRLREQGTSFTELLEQERSQLALQRVRQGDPLQAISEALGFKDVSTFHRAFRRWFGHSPGAARQGGSAP; this comes from the coding sequence ATGAGCCCTACCCGTGTCTCCGCTCTTGCGGTGCTCGACCTGCATGACCTGCTGCTGCAACTGGGCGCCATCGAGGCGGCGCAGTTGCAGGCCGTGGGGCTGTCCCGTGATCGTCTGCTGGCGTCGTGCGACCCGGCGCTGCCGTTGCAGGAGCAGCGCCTGGACGAGCGCCAGTTGCTGGGGCTCTGGCAACTGGCGGCGGGCAACCCGGCGTTGCCGCATATCGGCGTGCTGATCGGCCAGGCGTTCAACCCGGAGAAGCGCGGCCTGCTGGCCAGCCTGTTGTTCCAGTGCGCATCGGTGGGGGAGGCGCTGTCGACCTTCCTGCAGCACGGCGCGCTGATGAACCCCTCCGAACACTGGACCTCCCGCGACACCGATGGCTGCCTGTGCCTCGAACTGGCGTTCGCCGCCGGACGGGGTTATCCACAGGCGGCGGTGGAGCGCAGCCTGGTGGCGCTGGTGCGCTGGGGGCGGGAACTGGCGGGGGAGGGCTTCGCGCCGGAGCGGGTCGAGTTCGCCGGCCCGCGCCCCGCCTATGCGGAATATTTTGCCGAGGCGTTCGGTGCCGAGGTGCAGTTCGGCTGCGCCGCCAACCGCCTGTACCTCGCCCATGGGCAGCTCGCCCGCCCCATCCGCAGTTCCAACCCCTACCTCAAGACCCTGCTCGCGGAGCGCGCGCGAACGGCCCTGGAGCAGGTGAAGGCCGAGACGGACCTGGTCGAGCGGGTGCGCCTGATGATCCGCGCCGATCTCGCCGGCGGGCCGGGCATCGAGTTCCTCTGCGAGGCCCTGCACCTCAGCCGGCCGACCCTCTACCGCCGCCTGCGTGAGCAGGGCACCAGCTTCACCGAGCTGCTGGAGCAGGAGCGCAGCCAGCTGGCCTTGCAGCGGGTGCGCCAGGGTGACCCGCTGCAGGCGATCAGCGAGGCGCTGGGGTTCAAGGATGTGAGCACCTTCCACCGCGCCTTCCGGCGCTGGTTTGGCCATTCGCCGGGGGCGGCACGGCAGGGCGGGTCGGCGCCCTAG
- a CDS encoding DUF3509 domain-containing protein has product MQIAIKEFFDAFPGFEVSIKPRPDGMLLLTLGKQGEAAMSKAIQSDAVFCKERVRGLIRDVMREMKLASGEVTWKGEGNIWLTRELPTFTGGPIQMTAAKTLVERRKLERQSNRRALVS; this is encoded by the coding sequence ATGCAGATCGCCATCAAAGAATTCTTCGACGCATTCCCCGGCTTCGAGGTGTCCATCAAGCCCCGTCCCGACGGCATGCTGCTGCTTACCCTGGGCAAGCAGGGCGAGGCCGCCATGAGCAAGGCCATCCAGAGCGATGCGGTGTTCTGCAAGGAACGTGTGCGTGGCCTGATCCGTGACGTGATGCGCGAGATGAAGCTGGCCTCCGGCGAGGTCACCTGGAAAGGCGAGGGCAATATCTGGCTTACCCGCGAGCTGCCCACCTTCACCGGCGGGCCGATCCAGATGACCGCCGCCAAGACCCTGGTGGAGCGCCGCAAACTGGAGCGCCAGAGCAACCGCCGCGCACTGGTGAGCTGA
- a CDS encoding helix-turn-helix transcriptional regulator translates to MAMKRSIDHVRWDLAQRYRLIETVAWWEGRLTTNHLMQSFGISRQQASKDINAYLNEHAPKNLVYDKHLKGYKPGKGFKPLFIDGSASAYLHLLDQNRERSPHIEGLALAYAHTEVLQVPDRSIRPEVLRPLLQACREGLRLETEYVSLAHPESETRVIAPHTLIFTGMRWHVRAYCEKNRDYRDFVLSRFRGEPDLMDESEQGRDGDEGWMTAVEVILSPDARLKPAQQAIIEADYGMQGGQLVIHSRGALVQYVLQRYQIDPNKVQAKPVAQQIVVANLEELGRWLYS, encoded by the coding sequence ATCGCCATGAAGCGCTCCATCGACCACGTCCGCTGGGACCTCGCCCAGCGCTACCGGCTCATCGAAACCGTGGCCTGGTGGGAAGGCCGGCTGACCACCAACCACCTGATGCAGAGCTTCGGCATCAGCCGTCAGCAAGCCTCCAAGGACATCAACGCCTACCTCAACGAGCACGCGCCGAAGAACCTCGTCTACGACAAGCACCTCAAGGGCTACAAACCCGGCAAGGGCTTCAAGCCGCTGTTCATCGACGGCAGCGCCAGCGCCTACCTGCACCTGCTGGACCAGAACCGCGAACGCTCGCCGCACATCGAGGGCCTGGCCCTGGCCTATGCCCACACCGAGGTGCTGCAGGTGCCGGACCGCAGCATCCGCCCCGAGGTGCTGCGCCCCCTCCTCCAGGCCTGCCGTGAAGGCCTGCGCCTGGAAACCGAGTACGTGTCCCTGGCCCACCCGGAATCGGAAACCCGCGTCATCGCCCCGCACACGCTGATCTTCACCGGCATGCGCTGGCACGTGCGCGCCTACTGCGAGAAGAACCGCGACTACCGCGACTTCGTGCTCAGCCGCTTCCGGGGTGAGCCGGACCTGATGGACGAATCCGAGCAGGGCCGCGACGGCGACGAAGGCTGGATGACGGCGGTGGAGGTGATCCTCAGCCCCGATGCGCGGCTCAAGCCGGCGCAGCAGGCGATCATCGAGGCGGACTACGGCATGCAGGGCGGCCAGCTGGTTATCCACAGCCGCGGCGCCCTGGTGCAGTACGTGCTGCAGCGCTACCAGATCGACCCGAACAAGGTGCAGGCCAAACCGGTGGCGCAGCAGATCGTGGTCGCCAACCTGGAAGAACTGGGGCGCTGGCTCTACAGCTGA
- a CDS encoding nitrilase family protein, with protein MSTQKTVTAACCQVAPRIGELEYNRALVERVVRQAAQRGARVVVLPELVQSGYLFRDRVEAQALAETPDGPSLRLWISLAAELDIVLVAGFCEQRDDGTLANSAALVDAGGLRALYRKAHLWDGEKAIFSPGDAAPPVVDTAFGRIAVMICYDLEFPEWVRLPALAGAELLCAPVNWPRGPRPAGERPAEVVRVQANAAVNRMTIAACDRHGHERGVDWVEGSVLVDADGYPLAGPAGEGGEQLLLASLDLGAARDKRISGHNDVQGDRRPELYAGVLAVQGRALG; from the coding sequence ATGAGCACGCAGAAGACAGTCACGGCGGCCTGCTGCCAGGTCGCCCCGCGTATCGGCGAGCTGGAGTACAACCGCGCCCTGGTCGAGCGCGTGGTGCGCCAGGCGGCGCAGCGCGGAGCCCGGGTGGTGGTGCTGCCGGAGCTGGTGCAGAGCGGCTACCTGTTCCGCGACCGTGTCGAGGCGCAGGCCCTGGCCGAGACGCCGGACGGCCCCAGCCTGCGCCTGTGGATAAGCCTGGCCGCTGAGCTGGATATCGTGCTGGTGGCGGGTTTCTGTGAGCAGCGCGACGACGGCACGCTGGCCAACAGCGCGGCCCTGGTGGATGCCGGCGGCCTGCGCGCGCTGTACCGCAAGGCGCACCTGTGGGATGGCGAGAAGGCGATCTTCAGCCCCGGCGATGCCGCGCCGCCTGTGGTGGACACGGCCTTCGGGCGCATCGCGGTGATGATCTGCTACGACCTGGAGTTCCCCGAGTGGGTGCGCCTGCCGGCACTGGCCGGCGCCGAGCTGCTCTGTGCCCCGGTCAACTGGCCCCGTGGCCCGCGCCCGGCGGGCGAGCGCCCCGCCGAAGTGGTGCGGGTACAGGCCAATGCGGCGGTGAACCGGATGACCATCGCCGCCTGTGACCGCCACGGCCACGAGCGTGGCGTGGATTGGGTCGAGGGCTCGGTGCTGGTGGACGCCGACGGTTATCCCCTGGCCGGGCCGGCGGGCGAGGGCGGCGAGCAGTTGCTGCTGGCATCGCTGGACCTGGGGGCGGCGCGGGACAAGCGCATCAGTGGGCATAACGATGTGCAGGGTGATCGGCGGCCGGAGCTTTATGCCGGGGTGTTGGCTGTGCAGGGGAGGGCCCTGGGCTGA
- a CDS encoding ABC transporter substrate-binding protein encodes MDVAVRRALGFLLACASLPASAEFVTVITFGGANKDVQKEAFFKPFKASTGNAVVHGSYNGDLDKLKHMVELSHVTWDVVEMEAPELARGCEEGLFEKLDPAFLGNPGDFVPGTIQPCGIGIFVWSTVLAYDSAKIKNAPSGWSDFWDLRKYPGKRGLRHGAKYNLEFALMADGVAAKDVYQVLDTPAGVERAFRKLDEIKSSIVWWKAGAEPVRALQEGKVAMSAAYNGRIATAQKETRSLAMVWTGSIYDFDYWALPKGSWKGDLAKTFVAFASQPERQKAFAEGISYSPVNNKAIAMIDPAIAATLPTAPQNISGALPMSVKFWAAHGELEQRFENWVKN; translated from the coding sequence ATGGATGTTGCTGTACGACGTGCCCTCGGTTTCCTCCTGGCCTGCGCCAGCCTGCCCGCCTCGGCGGAGTTCGTCACGGTGATCACCTTCGGTGGCGCCAACAAGGACGTGCAGAAGGAAGCCTTCTTCAAGCCCTTCAAGGCGAGCACCGGCAACGCCGTGGTGCACGGCTCGTACAACGGCGACCTGGACAAGCTCAAGCACATGGTCGAACTCAGCCACGTGACATGGGACGTGGTGGAGATGGAGGCGCCGGAACTGGCGCGCGGTTGCGAGGAGGGGCTGTTCGAGAAGCTCGATCCGGCCTTCCTCGGCAACCCCGGCGATTTCGTGCCCGGCACCATCCAGCCCTGCGGCATCGGCATCTTCGTCTGGTCCACGGTGCTCGCTTATGACTCGGCGAAGATCAAGAACGCCCCCAGCGGCTGGAGCGATTTCTGGGATCTGCGCAAATACCCCGGCAAGCGCGGCCTGCGCCATGGCGCCAAGTACAACCTCGAGTTCGCCCTGATGGCCGATGGCGTCGCGGCGAAGGACGTCTACCAGGTGCTGGACACCCCGGCCGGCGTCGAGCGCGCCTTCCGCAAGCTCGACGAGATCAAGTCCAGCATCGTCTGGTGGAAGGCCGGCGCCGAACCGGTACGCGCCCTGCAGGAGGGCAAGGTGGCCATGAGCGCCGCCTACAACGGCCGCATCGCCACCGCGCAGAAGGAAACCCGCTCCCTGGCCATGGTCTGGACCGGCAGCATCTACGACTTCGACTACTGGGCCCTGCCCAAGGGCTCGTGGAAGGGCGACCTGGCCAAGACCTTCGTCGCCTTCGCCAGCCAGCCGGAACGCCAGAAGGCCTTCGCCGAAGGCATCTCCTACAGCCCGGTGAACAACAAGGCGATCGCCATGATCGACCCCGCCATCGCCGCCACCCTGCCCACCGCCCCGCAGAACATCAGCGGCGCCCTGCCGATGAGCGTGAAGTTCTGGGCCGCCCACGGCGAACTGGAGCAGCGCTTCGAGAACTGGGTGAAGAACTGA
- the gstA gene encoding glutathione transferase GstA, with amino-acid sequence MKLYYAPRTCSLSPHIVLLELGLPFEAVRVDNRSKLTEHGDDFLVINPKGYVAALQLDNGEVLTEGTAIVQYLADLRPESGLAPANGTLQRVRLQEWLNFISGEIHAGMSPLFNAAIPEEVKAIFRARLFKRFDYLESVLDQADYLLDGRFGVADAYLFTVLGWVDFFAIELAPWPALAAFRARIGARPQVQAAMRAEAT; translated from the coding sequence ATGAAGCTGTACTACGCCCCCCGTACCTGTTCGCTGTCGCCGCATATCGTGCTGCTGGAGCTGGGCCTGCCGTTCGAGGCGGTCCGTGTGGATAACCGCAGCAAGCTCACCGAACACGGCGACGATTTCCTCGTCATCAACCCCAAGGGCTACGTCGCCGCGCTGCAGCTGGACAATGGCGAGGTGCTCACCGAGGGCACGGCCATCGTCCAGTACCTGGCCGACCTGCGACCGGAAAGCGGGCTCGCGCCGGCCAACGGCACCCTGCAGCGGGTGCGCCTGCAGGAGTGGCTGAACTTCATCTCCGGGGAGATCCACGCCGGCATGAGCCCGCTGTTCAACGCGGCGATCCCGGAGGAGGTGAAGGCGATCTTCCGGGCGCGGCTGTTCAAGCGCTTCGATTACCTGGAAAGCGTGCTGGATCAGGCCGACTACCTGCTGGACGGGCGCTTCGGCGTGGCCGATGCCTACCTGTTCACCGTGCTCGGCTGGGTGGATTTCTTCGCCATCGAGCTGGCGCCCTGGCCGGCGCTGGCGGCGTTCCGGGCACGCATCGGGGCGCGGCCGCAGGTGCAGGCCGCGATGCGCGCCGAGGCGACTTGA
- a CDS encoding ATP-binding protein, whose protein sequence is MTPSDSVAALATASENCAREAIRIPGSIQPHGFMLVFDEADGRVVQASANVVDWLGLPVEELLGRRFDELLQDSEVLHKHLAQLDDGEHKPFHIGDVLFTCGARAGQPTAMMVHRHDQVLIAEFEPAAEGGAAEGGIYPLLRGFIGRLQEAESIEALCRFAVAELKRVTGFGRVKAYSFDAEGNGLVLAEEADSGYPRYLGLCFPASDIPQQARALYCANRIRVIEDANYQPSPLQPVDNPLTGQPLDLSFAALRSVSPVHLQYMRNMGTMASMSISIVVRGRLWGLISCHDEQPRTVGFQTRIACELMGSVLSLQIESREAHGQTQRLLGLRQHIVHMLSSMADRDSVAAGLLALPDTFLGFARASGAAIISAARCDLVGQTPPEAQVNALVHWLARRDGEVFHTDNIGRDITELPELARHIGGVLAVAISQIHSHYLLWFRPEQVRTVEWAGRPEKSIGPGGALNPRSSFESWQETVKGYCTPWDPLEVEGVAELRTAVLGIVLRKAEELAQLAGELKRSNKELEAFSYSVSHDLRAPLRHIAGYAELLGEFEGERLSERGLRFLDHIGESARFAGTLVDNLLSFSQMGRAALRLSDVDLQAQVEAIRTEMAPDFEGRRVEWRIEGLPVVIADAAFLHLAMRNLLSNAIKYSRDRSPSIIEVSARVEGNEVVVAVSDNGVGFDMEYAGKLFGVFQRLHRMEEFEGTGIGLASVRRIIERHDGRVWAEGRLDEGATFYFALPLRGQETPQQQP, encoded by the coding sequence TTGACACCCAGCGACAGTGTCGCGGCACTGGCCACCGCAAGCGAGAACTGCGCGCGGGAAGCCATTCGCATACCCGGCAGCATCCAGCCACACGGCTTCATGCTGGTGTTCGACGAGGCCGATGGGCGCGTGGTCCAGGCCAGCGCCAACGTCGTCGATTGGCTCGGCCTGCCCGTCGAGGAACTACTCGGCCGCCGTTTCGACGAACTCCTGCAGGACAGCGAGGTGCTGCACAAGCACCTGGCGCAGCTGGATGACGGCGAGCACAAGCCCTTCCACATCGGCGATGTGCTGTTCACCTGTGGTGCCCGCGCCGGGCAGCCGACCGCGATGATGGTGCACCGCCACGATCAGGTGCTGATCGCCGAATTCGAGCCTGCCGCGGAGGGGGGCGCTGCCGAGGGCGGCATCTACCCCCTGTTGCGCGGTTTCATCGGTCGCCTGCAGGAGGCCGAAAGCATCGAGGCGCTCTGCCGCTTCGCAGTGGCCGAGCTCAAGCGCGTCACCGGCTTCGGTCGGGTCAAGGCCTACAGTTTCGACGCCGAAGGCAACGGCCTGGTGCTGGCCGAGGAGGCCGATTCCGGCTACCCGCGCTACCTGGGCCTGTGCTTCCCTGCTTCCGACATTCCCCAGCAGGCCCGCGCGCTCTACTGCGCCAACCGCATCCGCGTGATCGAGGACGCCAACTACCAGCCTTCGCCCCTGCAGCCGGTGGACAACCCGCTCACCGGGCAGCCGCTGGACCTGAGTTTCGCCGCCCTGCGCAGCGTTTCCCCGGTGCACCTGCAGTACATGCGCAACATGGGCACGATGGCCTCGATGTCCATTTCCATCGTCGTCCGTGGCCGGCTCTGGGGGCTTATCTCCTGCCATGACGAGCAGCCCCGCACGGTGGGCTTCCAGACCCGCATCGCCTGCGAACTGATGGGCAGCGTGTTGTCGCTGCAGATCGAAAGCCGCGAAGCCCACGGCCAGACCCAGCGCCTGCTCGGCCTGCGCCAGCACATCGTGCACATGCTCTCGTCCATGGCCGACCGCGACAGCGTCGCCGCCGGCCTGCTGGCCTTGCCGGACACCTTCCTGGGGTTCGCTCGCGCCAGTGGCGCCGCGATCATTTCCGCCGCCCGTTGCGACCTGGTGGGGCAGACCCCGCCCGAGGCCCAGGTCAACGCCCTGGTGCATTGGCTGGCGCGGCGCGACGGCGAGGTTTTCCACACCGACAACATCGGCCGTGACATCACCGAGCTGCCCGAGCTGGCCCGCCACATTGGCGGCGTGCTGGCGGTGGCCATCTCGCAGATCCACTCCCATTACCTGCTGTGGTTCCGCCCGGAGCAAGTGCGCACCGTCGAGTGGGCCGGCAGGCCGGAGAAGAGCATCGGCCCAGGTGGCGCGCTCAACCCGCGCAGCAGCTTCGAGAGCTGGCAGGAGACGGTGAAGGGCTACTGCACACCCTGGGACCCGCTGGAGGTGGAAGGGGTTGCCGAATTGCGCACGGCGGTGCTCGGCATCGTGTTGCGCAAGGCCGAGGAGCTGGCCCAGCTGGCCGGCGAGTTGAAACGATCCAACAAGGAGCTGGAAGCCTTCTCCTACAGCGTTTCCCATGACCTGCGTGCGCCCCTGCGGCACATCGCCGGGTACGCCGAGCTGCTGGGTGAGTTCGAGGGCGAGCGCCTGTCCGAGCGCGGCCTGCGCTTCCTCGACCATATCGGCGAGTCGGCGCGTTTCGCCGGCACCCTGGTGGACAACCTGCTGAGTTTCTCGCAGATGGGCCGTGCTGCCCTGCGCCTCTCCGATGTCGACCTGCAGGCGCAGGTGGAGGCCATCCGCACCGAGATGGCGCCGGACTTCGAAGGGCGTCGCGTCGAGTGGCGCATCGAGGGGCTGCCGGTGGTCATCGCCGATGCCGCCTTCCTCCACCTGGCGATGCGCAACCTGCTGTCCAACGCCATCAAGTACAGCCGCGATCGCAGCCCATCGATCATCGAGGTCAGCGCCCGTGTCGAAGGCAACGAGGTGGTGGTGGCGGTGAGCGACAACGGCGTGGGGTTCGACATGGAGTACGCCGGCAAGCTGTTCGGCGTGTTCCAGCGCCTGCACCGCATGGAAGAGTTCGAAGGCACCGGCATCGGCCTGGCCAGCGTGCGCCGCATCATCGAACGCCATGATGGCCGGGTCTGGGCCGAAGGCCGGTTGGACGAAGGCGCGACCTTCTATTTCGCACTGCCCCTGCGTGGGCAGGAAACACCGCAACAGCAACCATGA
- a CDS encoding purine-cytosine permease family protein encodes MHQTPTTQAPRPKIEVRSIDYVPRSERHGKVWHQGPFWFTGNFVLTTLVTGFTGPALGLGALPSMLAILIGVAIGTFFMAFHANQGPRMGLPQMIQSRAQFGFRGAVVPFIAVVGVYIGFNVFNVILATDAINTVLPGARTPWYLLLVGLAVLLAIVGHDLLHRVQRWLTWLMIAVFGVLTLLAIRELRADAALAAGPFSWSAFLVQLSAAAGYQISYSVYVSDYSRYLPENTPPGKVIFWTYLGAGGSALWLMSLGAFLASALPAPDAIGSIREVGNRLFDGFGTFAVLIAVPSLVGIMAVNCYGAMLTSVSAIDAFTKVKPTLRLRVTGILVIAAIILAVARLIPESYLGSFNTFVLLMLYFLVPWTAVNLVDFYLVRRGHYAIGEIFNRDGLYRGWSVAGLTAYGLGLLAMVPFMALSFWTGPFTAALGGADIAFAVGLPVAGVSYWLLSRRLDLAAERQLAEADKQRLEPQGEQP; translated from the coding sequence ATGCATCAAACCCCGACTACCCAAGCCCCGCGCCCGAAGATCGAGGTGCGCTCCATCGACTACGTGCCGCGCAGCGAGCGCCACGGCAAGGTCTGGCACCAAGGCCCGTTCTGGTTCACCGGCAACTTCGTGCTTACCACCCTGGTCACCGGCTTCACCGGGCCGGCCCTGGGGCTGGGGGCGTTGCCCTCGATGCTGGCGATTCTGATCGGCGTAGCCATCGGCACCTTCTTCATGGCCTTCCATGCCAACCAGGGGCCGCGCATGGGCCTGCCGCAGATGATCCAGTCGCGGGCGCAGTTCGGCTTCCGGGGCGCGGTGGTGCCCTTCATCGCGGTGGTGGGGGTGTACATCGGCTTCAACGTGTTCAACGTCATCCTCGCCACCGATGCCATCAACACCGTGCTGCCCGGCGCGCGTACGCCCTGGTACCTGCTGCTGGTGGGCCTGGCGGTGCTGCTGGCGATCGTCGGGCACGACCTGCTGCACCGGGTGCAGCGCTGGCTGACCTGGCTGATGATCGCGGTGTTCGGCGTGCTGACCTTGCTCGCCATCCGCGAGCTGCGGGCCGATGCCGCGCTGGCCGCCGGGCCGTTTTCCTGGAGCGCCTTCCTGGTCCAGCTGTCGGCGGCGGCGGGCTACCAGATCAGCTACTCGGTGTATGTCTCCGATTACTCGCGCTACCTGCCGGAGAACACGCCGCCCGGCAAGGTGATCTTCTGGACCTACCTGGGCGCCGGCGGCTCGGCGCTGTGGCTGATGTCCCTCGGCGCCTTCCTCGCCTCGGCGCTGCCGGCGCCGGACGCCATCGGCAGCATTCGCGAGGTGGGCAACCGCCTGTTCGACGGCTTCGGCACCTTCGCCGTGCTGATCGCCGTGCCTTCGCTGGTGGGCATCATGGCGGTGAACTGCTACGGCGCCATGCTCACCAGCGTCAGCGCCATCGATGCGTTTACCAAGGTGAAGCCGACGCTGCGCCTGCGGGTGACCGGCATCCTGGTGATCGCGGCGATCATCCTCGCCGTGGCGCGGCTGATCCCCGAGAGCTACCTGGGCAGCTTCAACACCTTCGTGCTGCTGATGCTGTATTTCCTGGTGCCCTGGACGGCGGTCAACCTGGTGGACTTCTACCTGGTGCGACGCGGGCACTACGCCATCGGCGAGATCTTCAACCGCGATGGCCTCTATCGCGGCTGGTCGGTTGCCGGCCTCACCGCCTACGGGCTCGGCTTGCTGGCGATGGTGCCCTTCATGGCGCTGAGCTTCTGGACCGGTCCCTTCACTGCAGCCCTGGGTGGCGCGGATATCGCCTTCGCCGTGGGCCTGCCGGTGGCCGGCGTCAGCTACTGGCTGCTGAGCCGGCGCCTCGACCTCGCCGCCGAGCGCCAACTGGCCGAGGCGGATAAACAGCGCCTGGAGCCACAGGGAGAACAGCCATGA
- a CDS encoding pyridoxamine 5'-phosphate oxidase family protein has product MPNHRIQSLSALRQLISEPPALMKKRLQPVIDAHCLTIIRNASVCTVGLAGADSDIAFLDLHATPVILAEGNRIRLAWPSGLHLPRIDGQTPRPCSLLFIMPGIGFALRANGRCHPRGVEAGVVLEFQADALFLHCSRAMVRADFWTPREHLDGWPAERGEGALSDAAQAFIARSPYLLMLTRNAEGATEISPRGDPEGFIGVIDGQRLLIPERPGNKVAVSLSNILACDELKLAFLLPGSATVLSVTGRAQVSADPQLLGPLSVNGKAPVLGTLVEVERFAFVEAPELVEAGLWRPETHLAPSDIPSFPKMLAEHMNGTGLLGKATTLVVDAVVRHDLKHLY; this is encoded by the coding sequence ATGCCCAACCACCGCATCCAATCCCTCAGCGCCCTGCGCCAGCTGATCAGCGAGCCACCCGCGCTGATGAAGAAACGCCTGCAACCGGTGATCGACGCCCATTGCCTGACCATCATCCGCAACGCCAGCGTCTGCACCGTCGGCCTGGCTGGCGCCGACAGCGACATCGCCTTCCTCGACCTGCACGCCACGCCGGTGATCCTCGCCGAAGGCAACCGCATCCGCCTCGCCTGGCCATCCGGCCTGCACCTGCCCAGGATCGACGGCCAGACGCCCAGGCCCTGCAGCCTGCTCTTCATCATGCCGGGCATCGGTTTCGCCCTGCGCGCCAATGGCCGCTGCCACCCGCGGGGGGTGGAAGCGGGCGTGGTGCTGGAGTTCCAGGCCGACGCGCTGTTCCTGCACTGCTCGCGGGCCATGGTGCGGGCGGATTTCTGGACGCCACGCGAACACCTCGACGGGTGGCCGGCCGAACGGGGCGAAGGCGCGCTCTCCGACGCCGCGCAGGCTTTCATCGCCCGTTCGCCCTACCTGCTGATGCTGACGCGCAACGCCGAGGGCGCCACCGAGATTTCGCCACGCGGCGACCCGGAAGGCTTTATCGGCGTCATCGATGGACAACGGCTGCTGATCCCCGAGCGGCCGGGCAACAAGGTGGCGGTGTCGCTGAGCAACATCCTCGCCTGCGACGAACTGAAGCTGGCCTTCTTGCTGCCGGGCTCGGCGACCGTGCTCAGTGTCACCGGCCGCGCCCAGGTGAGCGCCGACCCGCAGCTGCTGGGCCCGCTCTCGGTGAACGGCAAGGCCCCGGTGCTGGGCACCCTGGTGGAAGTGGAGCGCTTCGCCTTCGTCGAGGCACCCGAGCTGGTCGAAGCAGGCCTGTGGCGCCCGGAAACCCACCTGGCACCGAGCGACATCCCCTCCTTCCCGAAAATGCTGGCCGAACACATGAACGGCACCGGCCTGCTGGGCAAGGCCACCACCCTGGTGGTGGACGCGGTGGTGCGGCACGACCTCAAGCATCTGTATTGA
- a CDS encoding response regulator, translating into MLKPILLIEDNPHDLELTLVALERSQLANDVIVLRDGAEALDYLFRRNAYAGRDDGNPAVMLLDLKLPKIDGLEVLKTVRESAELRSIPVVMLTSSREEPDLERAYALGVNAYVVKPVEFKEFVAAISDLGIFWAVLNEPPPGSLRLQRRPVT; encoded by the coding sequence ATGCTCAAACCCATCCTTCTGATTGAAGACAACCCGCACGACCTCGAACTGACACTCGTGGCCCTGGAGCGCAGCCAGCTCGCCAACGATGTGATCGTTTTGCGTGATGGCGCCGAGGCGCTCGACTACCTGTTCCGCCGCAACGCCTACGCCGGGCGCGACGACGGCAATCCGGCGGTGATGCTGCTGGACCTCAAGCTGCCCAAGATCGACGGCCTCGAGGTGCTCAAGACCGTGCGCGAAAGCGCCGAGCTGCGCAGCATCCCCGTGGTCATGCTCACCTCCTCGCGGGAGGAGCCCGACCTGGAGCGCGCCTACGCGCTGGGGGTGAACGCCTACGTGGTGAAACCGGTCGAATTCAAGGAATTCGTCGCGGCCATCTCCGACCTGGGCATCTTCTGGGCCGTGCTGAACGAGCCGCCGCCCGGCTCGCTGCGCCTCCAGCGCCGCCCGGTCACCTGA
- a CDS encoding winged helix-turn-helix transcriptional regulator, whose translation MKKNVSGCSVEEAMHLLGGRWRLLLVSYLLDGPKRFNDLRRDIPHISQRMLTLDLRALEEAGMVLRTVYPEVPVRVEYQLTEDGQRLRKVVEVVKEFGLWLKARPPREDTEAPTPEHPQP comes from the coding sequence ATGAAAAAGAACGTATCCGGCTGCTCGGTGGAGGAAGCCATGCACCTGCTCGGCGGCCGCTGGCGCCTGCTGCTGGTGTCCTACCTGCTCGACGGCCCCAAGCGCTTCAACGACCTGCGCCGCGACATCCCGCACATCTCCCAGCGCATGCTCACCCTCGATCTGCGCGCCCTGGAAGAGGCCGGCATGGTGCTGCGCACCGTCTACCCGGAAGTGCCGGTGCGGGTGGAATACCAGCTCACCGAAGACGGCCAGCGCCTGCGCAAGGTGGTGGAAGTGGTCAAGGAATTCGGCCTCTGGCTCAAAGCAAGACCGCCGCGTGAGGACACCGAAGCCCCCACGCCGGAGCACCCGCAACCGTAG